The following proteins come from a genomic window of Metarhizium brunneum chromosome 2, complete sequence:
- the DRP4C gene encoding Dynamin-related protein 4C, with product MTTATPRRHRGGGGSRRIKQDPDTSLTEPFALDDINDVDVRSYVTNYGPTNHIARQGRSDAPAPSERSLDTGPMLREIRTRPNATNGVSVESPISNHDDSFFHTSFQDIGKKLKACNDTLGELQQLGVSHDVQLPELVLVGDQSAGKSSLMSGLANLDLPRSEGTCTRCPLHIRVSRNSDWSCRVWLRKEYSFQPPTDRPIVESDVTDEDPFFPWRKQPVSAVHEFKTMQDKSQIEEVLRWAQIAILNDDKHHGLFIPGSGAIAVNRRIEDAAAETVAKFSPNVVALEIKGPDLPDLSFYDMPGIFQNPADAKDDYLVNVVRNLSKAYIQHPSAIIICSMPMNSDAENSSTFGLTRKLGATSRTIGVLTKADLLPEAGNHDQWLAIMKGCTHQTGLGYFITSRPQGKDLDELKKWEELVFESHSLGNWPSEFHGFSERCGVEKLKSFLSERLGEEFAKSLPNIKQKVKHHLDKITKQLANLPELPDNVELEIKTGLMAFADSARLKLEGFMSHFSVLPRNFRNCLLETKPKFTLKDKSDFPVLEISDDESDAASVATTTPTAKRRTAPTNITPSKRPRLETPLHGTPSNGHVKPEEQHGLTLRGTSIMAPRATIPKKTVLPEPFAGFTNVGRGFRTLRQVREEIEAKTKAGMPDRTSDQVYEDLVVEAVRPWNGPMDAFIKQTMRELQSELESTLNKALEGLKKRFIYLEAKRHLRRFLEEHRKETEHDLALLYHDEKERLLTFNDKTFEQYRDDEYMELTRFRHFMRLKAVGPDPGNYISSDKLTEDKRVQEAKRRDQEMLRLGRDPFARELEVIAYVRGYYRLAALRFADAVSQRIICRMIPAIRRQLPHYLEDKLGIRGPDAASVYERLMEEDETTAGRRETLKSEKDKFVRALASIELLENGAAAAANMSMSSMAGVSMTETETATQRVEPMELDSRTEEDEV from the exons ATGACAACTGCAACTCCGCGTCGTCAccgtggaggaggggggagCCGGCGTATCAAGCAGGACCCAGATACCTCCTTAACAGAGCCTTTCGCCCTGGACGACATCAACGATGTTGATGTGAGATCTTATGTTACGAACTACGGTCCCACCAACCACATAGCTCGCCAAGGCAGGTCTGATGCAC CTGCGCCTAGTGAGCGCAGCCTCGACACAGGACCAATGTTGCGAGAGATCAGGACTCGTCCTAATGCCACGAATGGCGTGTCTGTGGAAAGTCCAATCAGCAATCATGACGACAGTTTCTTTCACACCTCTTTCCAAGATATCGGAAAGAAGCTAAAGGCTTGCAACGACACCTTGGGCGAACTGCAGCAGCTGGGGGTGTCTCATGATGTCCAGTTGCCAGAGCTAGTCCTTGTTGGTGACCAGTCAGCCGGAAAATCGAGTCTCATGTCCGGTCTTGCGAATTTGGATCTGCCCAGGAGTGAGGGCACCTGCACGCGATGCCCACTTCACATTCGAGTTTCACGCAATAGCGACTGGTCTTGTCGTGTCTGGCTTCGAAAAGAGTACTCATTTCAGCCACCCACTGATCGACCTATTGTTGAGTCGGATGTGACAGACGAAGATCCATTCTTTCCATGGCGCAAGCAACCTGTTTCGGCGGTGCATGAGTTCAAGACCATGCAGGATAAGAGTCAAATTGAAGAGGTTTTGAGATGGGCCCAGATTGCCATTCTGAACGACGATAAGCACCATGGTCTGTTTATTCCAGGCTCTGGAGCCATCGCAGTTAACAGGCGTATTGAGGACGCTGCCGCAGAGACTGTCGCCAAGTTCTCGCCCAACGTTGTGGCTTTAGAGATCAAAGGGCCCGATCTGCCAGATCTGTCCTTTTATGACATGCCAGGTATTTTCCAGAATCCTGCGGATGCAAAGGATGATTACTTGGTAAATGTCGTGCGCAACTTGTCTAAAGCCTACATTCAACATCCTTCTGCCATTATTATTTGCTCCATGCCTATGAATAGTGACGCCGAGAACTCGTCTACTTTTGGCCTAACTCGAAAGCTGGGCGCAACCTCGCGAACTATCGGCGTTCTAACGAAAGCCGACTTACTGCCAGAAGCTGGAAACCACGACCAGTGGTTGGCTATCATGAAGGGCTGTACCCATCAGACAGGTCTAGGATACTTTATTACTTCACGCCCACAGGGCAAAGATCTCGATGAGCTGAAGAAGTGGGAAGAATTGGTGTTCGAGTCTCACTCTCTTGGGAACTGGCCATCGGAGTTTCATGGATTTTCCGAACGATGTGGCGTTGAGAAACTCAAGTCGTTCCTCTCTGAACGTTTGGGCGAAGAATTTGCCAAGAG CCTGCCCAATATTAAGCAGAAAGTCAAGCACCACTTGGACAAGATCACAAAGCAGCTCGCAAACCTTCCAGAACTTCCGGACAACGTGGAGCTGGAGATAAAGACGGGGCTAATGGCCTTTGCTGACTCGGCACGGCTCAAGTTGGAAGGGTTTATGAGCCACTTCAGCGTTCTGCCGCGCAATTTTCGCAACTGCCTGCTGGAGACAAAGCCCAAGTTCACTCTCAAAGACAAGTCTGATTTTCCCGTCCTCGAGATATCAGACGATGAATCAGATGCAGCATCCGTTGCAACAACTACTCCAACTGCCAAAAGGCGCACGGCGCCAACAAATATTACCCCTTCTAAGCGGCCTCGTCTGGAGACTCCCTTGCATGGGACCCCTTCCAACGGCCACGTAAAACCCGAGGAACAGCATGGACTTACTCTACGTGGGACTAGTATCATGGCTCCTCGCGCGACTATCCCCAAAAAAACAGTCTTGCCGGAACCATTTGCGGGGTTTACCAATGTTGGCCGTGGTTTCCGTACTCTGCGTCAAGTTCGCGAGGAGATTGAAGCAAAGACCAAGGCTGGCATGCCTGATCGCACATCTGATCAAGTTTATGAAGATCTGGTAGTTGAAGCAGTCCGACCGTGGAATGGACCCATGGATGCCTTTATCAAGCAGACAATGCGAGAACTTCAGTCGGAATTAGAATCTACCCTCAACAAAGCGTTGGAAGGGCTTAAAAAAAGGTTTATTTATCTGGAGGCCAAAAGGCACCTGCGGAGGTTCCTCGAGGAGCACCGCAAAGAAACAGAGCATGATCTTGCCCTCCTCTACCATGACGAAAAAGAACGCCTACTCACCTTCAACGACAAGACGTTCGAGCAATACAGGGATGATGAGTACATGGAGCTTACCCGTTTTCGCCACTTTATGCGTCTCAAGGCCGTTGGTCCAGACCCTGGGAACTACATTTCAAGCGACAAGCTCACTGAAGACAAACGAGTACAGGAAGCGAAGAGGCGAGATCAGGAGATGCTCAGGCTTGGTCGGGATCCATTTGCGCGAGAGTTGGAGGTCATTGCATACGTTAGGGGGTATTATCGCCTCGCGGCCTTGCGCTTCGCCGATGCCGTGTCCCAGCGCATCATTTGCCGTATGATTCCAGCTATTCGACGTCAACTGCCGCACTATTTGGAGGATAAGCTGGGTATTCGGGGTCCTGACGCCGCAAGTGTCTATGAGAGACtgatggaggaggacgagACAACCGCTGGCAGGCGGGAGACGTTGAAGTCTGAGAAGGATAAGTTTGTGAGGGCATTGGCCAGTATTGAGCTTCTCGAAAATGGTGCAGCAGCTGCCGCAAACATGTCAATGTCTAGCATGGCTGGCGTTAGCATGACAGAGACGGAGACAGCAACGCAGAGGGTCGAGCCCATGGAGTTGGATAGTCGcactgaagaagatgaggtgTAG
- the gms1 gene encoding UDP-galactose transporter encodes MAILETAASKAAGPATYRSTKGNGFAKNVSLIFLTFQNSALILVMHYSRVMPPEGDHRYFTSTAVFLNEVIKLAISLTLALYETSKTLAPSTPATVLFEQIYNGVFSSDGWMLAVPAALYTFQNLLQYVAVENLDPVHFQVLYQVKILTTAIFSVFLLRRQLGFKGWASLVILTLGVCIVSLPSSEKTTNSLLLHGVPDHFFPRSKHEIGQTVAGADVPEAALHLSRRSATYEGIAKDLPPADPIMNYSVGVTAALVSAVVSGLAGVHFEKLLKESSTNASVWMRNVQLSFYSLIAAFLGGCMYQDGAGIREHGFFEGYNAVVWAAILLQAAGGLLASLVIRDADNIVKNFATSISIVISFVVSVWIFDFAVTLTFLAGTSLVLLATYIYSVPERRLHRPPAMRIVSFEKPAIEQTVTPLQTPRTADVRRLNTDPLEGRGVGKTTSRPSSPMLPRVASRTHVHKEV; translated from the exons atggcaattCTCGAGACCGCGGCCTCAAAGGCGGCTGGTCCTGCCACCTACCGGAGCACCAAAGGAAATGGATTCGCAAAGAACGTGTCTTTGATCTTT TTGACTTTCCAGAACTCGGCCCTGATACTG GTGATGCATTACTCGAGAGTCATGCCTCCTGAAGGCGACCACCGGTATTTCACATCGACAGCTGTCTTTCTCAACGAGGTAATCAAGCTGGCCATATCTCTCACACTGGCTCTATACGAGACGTCCAAGACCCTGGCTCCGAGCACGCCAGCCACGGTCCTTTTTGAGCAGATTTACAATGGCGTATTCTCCAGTGATGGCTGGATGCTGGCCGTGCCCGCCGCTTTGTACACCTTCCAGAATTTGCTGCAGTACGTAGCTGTCGAAAATCTGGATCCAGTTCACTTCCAGGTCTTGTATCAAGTCAAG ATTCTCACAACAGCCATCTTCAGTGtttttcttctccgccgccaacTGGGTTTCAAAGGATGGGCatccctcgtcatcctcactCTCGGTGTCTGCATCGTTTCTTTGCCATCCTCCGAAAAAACGACCAACTCACTCCTCCTGCACGGCGTCCCCGACCACTTCTTTCCTCGATCAAAACACGAAATTGGCCAAACTGTGGCTGGCGCTGATGTTCCCGAAGCAGCGCTGCATCTGAGCAGGCGGTCTGCCACCTACGAAGGCATCGCCAAGGATTTGCCTCCCGCGGACCCCATTATGAACTATTCTGTGGGCGTTACCGCAGCCCTCGTCTCTGCCGTTGTGTCCGGATTGGCAGGTGTTCACTTCGAGAAGCTGCTTAAAGAAAGCTCTACCAATGCCAGTGTCTGGATGCGAAACGTTCAATTAAGCTTCTACTCGCTCATTGCCGCCTTCTTGGGAGGCTGCATGTACCAAGATGGTGCTGGCATCCGAGAACATGGGTTCTTTGAGGGCTACAATGCCGTGGTTTGGGCAGCAATACTACTCCAGGCCGCCGGTGGGCTACTAGCCAGTCTCGTGATTCGCGATGCCGACAATATAGTAAAGAATTTTGCGACGAGCATCAGCATCGTAATCAGCTTCGTCGTCAGCGTGTGGATCTTTGACTTTGCCGTCACATTAACA TTTCTTGCGGGCACTTCCCTTGTTCTCCTGGCAACATACATCTACAGCGTCCCAGAGCGTAGGCTCCACCGTCCTCCGGCCATGCGCATCGTTAGTTTCGAAAAGCCCGCCATCGAACAAACCGTCACGCCGTTGCAAACGCCTCGCACGGCAGATGTTCGCCGTTTGAACACTGACCCCTTAGAGGGCAGGGGGGTCGGCAAGACGACAAGTCGACCCAGTAGTCCTATGTTGCCTCGTGTGGCGAGCCGCACTCATGTCCATAAAGAAGTTTAG